The following are encoded together in the Gasterosteus aculeatus chromosome 7, fGasAcu3.hap1.1, whole genome shotgun sequence genome:
- the orai2 gene encoding protein orai-2 isoform X2: MSGELNVPMGSPGVSERRPDGGGMDYRDWVRRSYLELVSSNHHSVQALSWRKLYLSRAKLKASSRTSALLSGFAMVAMVEVELETEYDYHPALLVAFSVCTTVLVAVHLFALLISTCILPNVEAVSNIHNLNSVSESPHERMHYYIELAWGFSTALGILLFLAEVVLICWIKFLPVDSGGRQKASACCSSSPASTTAAPQHSGWNAALAATIIMVPVGVIFVVFTIHFYRSLVRHKTERHHQEIEELHKIKIQLDGHERGLLTV; this comes from the exons ATGAGCGGCGAGCTGAACGTGCCGATGGGTTCCCCGGGGGTCTCGGAGCGACGGCCGGACGGCGGGGGCATGGACTACAGGGACTGGGTGCGGCGCAGCTACCTGGAGCTGGTGAGCTCCAACCACCACTCTGTGCAGGCGCTGTCCTGGAGGAAGCTCTACCTGAGCCGGGCCAAGCTGAAGGCCTCCAGTCGGACCTCCGCGCTGCTTTCTGGCTTTGCGATG GTGGccatggtggaggtggagctggagacggAGTACGACTACCATCCCGCGCTGCTCGTCGCCTTCAGCGTGTGCACCACCGTGCTGGTGGCGGTGCACCTCTTCGCCCTGCTGATCAGCACCTGCATCCTCCCCAACGTGGAGGCCGTCAGCAACATCCACAACCTCAACTCGGTCAGCGAGTCGCCGCACGAGCGCATGCACTACTACATCGAGCTGGCCTGGGGCTTCTCCACGGCGCTGGGCATCCTGCTGTTTTTAGCCGAGGTGGTGCTCATCTGCTGGATCAAGTTCCTGCCCGTGGACTCCGGCGGGCGCCAGAAGGCGAgcgcctgctgctcctcctcgccgGCCAGCACCACGGCGGCCCCGCAGCACAGCGGCTGGAACGCCGCGCTGGCCGCCACCATCATCATGGTCCCGGTGGGGGTGATCTTCGTGGTGTTCACCATTCACTTCTACCGCTCTCTGGTGCGCCACAAGACGGAGCGCCACCACCAGGAGATCGAGGAACTGCACAAGATCAAGATTCAGCTCGACGGCCACGAGAGAGGCCTCCTGACCGTGTGA
- the orai2 gene encoding protein orai-2 isoform X1: MTTSHLHPPGAMSGELNVPMGSPGVSERRPDGGGMDYRDWVRRSYLELVSSNHHSVQALSWRKLYLSRAKLKASSRTSALLSGFAMVAMVEVELETEYDYHPALLVAFSVCTTVLVAVHLFALLISTCILPNVEAVSNIHNLNSVSESPHERMHYYIELAWGFSTALGILLFLAEVVLICWIKFLPVDSGGRQKASACCSSSPASTTAAPQHSGWNAALAATIIMVPVGVIFVVFTIHFYRSLVRHKTERHHQEIEELHKIKIQLDGHERGLLTV, translated from the exons ATGACCACCTCTCATTTACACCCGCCAGGTGCCATGAGCGGCGAGCTGAACGTGCCGATGGGTTCCCCGGGGGTCTCGGAGCGACGGCCGGACGGCGGGGGCATGGACTACAGGGACTGGGTGCGGCGCAGCTACCTGGAGCTGGTGAGCTCCAACCACCACTCTGTGCAGGCGCTGTCCTGGAGGAAGCTCTACCTGAGCCGGGCCAAGCTGAAGGCCTCCAGTCGGACCTCCGCGCTGCTTTCTGGCTTTGCGATG GTGGccatggtggaggtggagctggagacggAGTACGACTACCATCCCGCGCTGCTCGTCGCCTTCAGCGTGTGCACCACCGTGCTGGTGGCGGTGCACCTCTTCGCCCTGCTGATCAGCACCTGCATCCTCCCCAACGTGGAGGCCGTCAGCAACATCCACAACCTCAACTCGGTCAGCGAGTCGCCGCACGAGCGCATGCACTACTACATCGAGCTGGCCTGGGGCTTCTCCACGGCGCTGGGCATCCTGCTGTTTTTAGCCGAGGTGGTGCTCATCTGCTGGATCAAGTTCCTGCCCGTGGACTCCGGCGGGCGCCAGAAGGCGAgcgcctgctgctcctcctcgccgGCCAGCACCACGGCGGCCCCGCAGCACAGCGGCTGGAACGCCGCGCTGGCCGCCACCATCATCATGGTCCCGGTGGGGGTGATCTTCGTGGTGTTCACCATTCACTTCTACCGCTCTCTGGTGCGCCACAAGACGGAGCGCCACCACCAGGAGATCGAGGAACTGCACAAGATCAAGATTCAGCTCGACGGCCACGAGAGAGGCCTCCTGACCGTGTGA